From Sardina pilchardus chromosome 9, fSarPil1.1, whole genome shotgun sequence, a single genomic window includes:
- the LOC134092193 gene encoding tensin-2-like: protein MSKLGKVGPHHFKEKNFKKKHHCGVCKQTIDSHGLFCKDCKIAVHKKCEAKAPSSCVPPFEHQGSAKPTGQKYKSCLFRSGSEDCVMDRVMERHYDFDLTYITERIISVFFLPNLDEERYRGNLKEVAAMLKSKHQDKFLLLNLSEKRHDINRLNPKVHDFGWPDLHAPPLDKICAMCKAMESWLTSDPQHVVVLHCKGNKGKTGVIVAAYMHYSKISAGADQALSTVAMRKFCEDKISPFLQPSQNRYIYYFGGLLSGSIKMNSSPLFLHQVLIPSLPDFQTGGGYSPFLKIYQSLQLVYTSGIYDVQGSGSSRVCVTIEPALLLKGDIMVKCYHRHLHGYGRDCVFRVQFHTCTVHGAQLWFGKQELDHACTDNRFPSAGTVEFVFSYGPERVRGRECQKNDSSVKVDYNTSDPVVRWDSYENFNVHHQDSSEDIAHTRGPLDGSLYAQVKKRRGPGCSALPSANGCPSGPDSPALPTAQHSQPRPPDHRGTPSPTPPGPAHQERLDLELLLGEVEGEREREHGRERERETAILDDGESSPLRPTEHPPSSSSPAPCCSRAYSPGPRSPCGLPPAACGTNGHFLDRRDAASKGPAPKHHTLPVSRTSPPPLLEPCLSHPDLLWDRGRCLHRSCSQMPSRQHYSYPAQGMGGPLSLSPHHPHSHPHPHPHPHPHAHTLPSSPRSYCPAEVCSLYHYAPHSHGHAPAPPPPRALHQSLPPSPYHELRFSTTASPSCPCPDCARLRREKPTLLRLAPGLSEGRHPWAREAPGFGYRRDVHPAWDREAESPWEREQEAEFWRRHSAMASYRHCHSPPAAHDLSPSYLQDGQPPPATSPSALPSPFPSPHSSSSGYHTPQAPCPCSPVLHSLPPSRESHGYGSGGQSRTASPLPATPSPQRAGQPEGRLSQALRPTAGASSQAGQQSRTTDVEDHWASGALSRPSSRKADPSPDSAPSHNGNQAQQHAQNSSTGTKVEEQRSTPEVPSKQLSSSHGSQTGPDRIQCPRPTAAQQKESRGGDAMHPGPVLAERGVQGSCKPSTAPSEGSPRQSFHSQPPAAPETAAKESTNELSTSSGELRSSPRPRSSLRASPQAAAAAAAATSNDCPAFRNDPCPEPVKVQVQVQVLRSSPTFGATPDSTPASSTPSLTASRCPSAELSSLAAASADGRRLTPQMDGASCCSEAGSGGSGSSCGDLRAPSPVPDGQATPSFPLPSHYYPLLTVPHVPYTGYTAVTIPATPPQPPLPEKRRPLALQQGSPSRASALRTSTGALSSSSLSVSSGPSSGSTSSSTSQLHVTFSPAVSELTPPPPASRLLATAAHGTGEDSGSRVSAKFVQDSSKFWYKPGISRDQAIAVLRDKEPGSFLIRDSNSFQGAYGLALKVATPPANASNHGSRGDPLEQLVRHFLIETGPRGVKIKGCQNESYFGSLSALVYQHSITPISLPCALRIPEKDLVGELQELQSGTSTSTAADLLKQGAACNVLYLSSVETESLTGPQAISKATRVTLSQDPRPTATVVHFKVSAQGITLTDNQRRVFFRRHYPINSVTFSSVDPQDQRWTNADNNTSTKMFGFVAKRTSSSSENVCHLFAESDPEQPATAIVNFINKVMLGPQLRR from the exons GTGCATGACTTCGGCTGGCCGGACCTGCACGCTCCTCCGCTGGATAAAATCTGTGCCATGTGCAAGGCCATGGAGAGCtggctgacctctgacccccagcATGTGGTGGTCCTCCACTGCAAG GGTAACAAAGGAAAGACAGGGGTGATTGTGGCAGCCTACATGCACTACAGTAAGATCTCAGCCGG GGCTGACCAGGCCCTGTCCACGGTAGCCATGAGGAAGTTCTGTGAGGATAAGATATCTCCTTTTCTCCAGCCATCACAGAACAG GTATATTTATTACTTTGGTGGCCTTTTGTCTGGCAGCATTAAGATGAACAGCAGTCCTCTGTTCCTGCACCAGGTCCTCATCCCCTCTCTGCCAGACTTCCAGACAGGAGGAG GTTACTCCCCTTTCCTGAAGATCTATCAGTCTCTTCAGTTGGTCTATACCTCTGGCATATA tGATGTGCAGGGCTCCGGgagcagccgtgtgtgtgtgaccatagaGCCAGCGCTACTGCTGAAAGGAGACATCATG GTGAAGTGTTATCATCGGCACCTGCATGGATATGGCCGAGACTGCGTGTTTAGGGTCCAGTTCCACACGTGCACGGTCCATGGGGCCCAGCTTTGGTTTGGGAAACAGGAGCTGGACCATGCCTGCACCG ATAACCGTTTCCCCTCTGCCGGCACGGTGGAGTTTGTCTTCTCCTATGGTCCAGAGCGTGTCCGAG GTCGCGAGTGCCAGAAGAATGACTCGAGCGTCAAGGTGGACTACAACACGTCGGATCCGGTGGTGCGCTGGGACTCCTACGAGAACTTCAACGTGCACCATCAGGACAGCTCCGAgg ACATTGCTCACACACGGGGTCCTCTGGATGGTAGTCTGTACGCCCAGGTGAAGAAGCGCCGTGGCCCAGGCTGCAGCGCCCTGCCCTCGGCCAACGGGTGCCCCTCCGGCCCCGACTCCCCGGCTCTGCCCACCGCTCAGCACTCCCAGCCTCGGCCTCCCGACCACCGGGGCACGCCGAGCCCCACTCCCCCCGGCCCCGCGCACCAGGAGCGGCTGGACCTGGAGCTGCTGCtcggggaggtggagggggagcgggagcgggagcacGGGAGGGAGCGCGAGAGGGAGACGGCGATCCTGGACGACGGGGAGAGCTCGCCGCTCAGGCCGACggaacaccccccctcctcctcctcccccgcccCGTGCTGCTCGCGCGCGTACTCCCCGGGACCGCGATCGCCCTGCGGCCTCCCCCCTGCGGCGTGCGGGACCAACGGACACTTCCTGGACCGGAGGGACGCGGCCTCCAAGGGTCCGGCTCCGAAGCACCACACGCTCCCCGTCAGCCGGActtcgccgccgccgctgctggaGCCCTGCCTGTCCCACCCGGACCTCCTGTGGGACAGGGGGCGCTGTCTGCACCGCTCCTGCAGCCAGATGCCGTCCCGGCAGCACTACTCCTACCCGGCTCAGGGCATGGGGGGCCCCTTGTCGCTCTCGCCGCACCACCCGCATTCACACCCCCACCCGCACCCGCACCCACatccccacgcacacacactcccctcctctcccaggAGCTACTGCCCAGCGGAGGTGTGCTCTCTGTACCACTACGCCCCCCACTCCCACGGGCACGCGcccgcccctcctcccccccgcgCCCTGCACCAGTCGCTGCCCCCGAGCCCCTACCACGAGCTGAGGTTCAGCACCACGGCGTCCCCCTCCTGCCCGTGCCCGGACTGCGCCCGCCTGCGTCGGGAGAAGCCCACGCTGCTCCGCCTGGCGCCCGGCCTGTCCGAGGGCCGCCACCCGTGGGCCCGCGAGGCGCCCGGCTTCGGCTACCGGCGGGACGTGCACCCGGCGTGGGACCGGGAAGCGGAGTCCCCgtgggagagggagcaggaggcgGAATTCTGGCGCCGGCACTCGGCCATGGCCTCGTACCGCCACTGCCACTCGCCCCCCGCCGCGCACGACTTGTCCCCGTCGTACCTCCAGGACGGGCAGCCGCCGCCGGCCACGTCGCCGTCCGCCCTGCCCAGCCCCTTCCCCAGCCcgcacagctccagcagcgGCTACCACACGCCCCAGgccccctgcccctgctccccCGTGCTGCACTCGCTGCCCCCCAGCCGGGAGAGCCACGGCTACGGATCCGGGGGCCAGTCCAGGACGGCCTCCCCTCTGCCGGCCACCCCGTCCCCGCAGAGGGCCGGCCAACCAGAGGGGCGCCTCAGCCAGGCCCTGAGACCCACCGCTGGGGCCAGCAGCCAAGCTGGCCAGCAGAGCAGAACCACAG ACGTGGAGGATCACTGGGCGTCAGGCGCTCTGTCCAGGCCGTCCAGCCGGAAAGCCGACCCGTCCCCTGACTCGGCGCCATCCCATAATGGAAACCAGGCTCAGCAGCACGCACAGAACAG CTCTACTGGGACTAAAGTAGAGGAACAGAGATCCACTCCTGAAGTGCCTTCCAAGCAGCTGTCATCCTCTCATGGCTCACAAACAGGCCCGGACCGAATCCAGTGCCCTCGGCCAACTGCGGCTCAGCAGAAAGAATCCCGCGGCGGGGACGCGATGCATCCAGGCCCTGTTCTCGCCGAGAGAGGCGTCCAAGGCAGCTGCAAGCCCTCCACGGCTCCCAGCGAGGGCTCGCCGAGACAGAGCTTCCACTCACAGCCGCCAGCTGCTCCGGAGACCGCCGCCAAAGAATCCACTAATGAATTGTCAACAAGTTCTGGCGAGCTGCGTTCCAGCCCCCGTCCTCGCTCGTCCTTGCGCGCCTCTCCccaggcagcggcggcggctgcgGCAGCAACGAGCAACGACTGCCCGGCCTTCCGGAACGATCCGTGCCCGGAACCTGTCAAGGTGCaagtgcaggtgcaggtgctgCGCTCGAGCCCGACCTTTGGCGCCACTCCGGACTCCACCCCGGCCTCCTCCACGCCGTCTCTGACCGCCAGCCGCTGCCCGTCCGCCGAGCTGTCCTCGCTGGCCGCGGCCTCCGCCGACGGCCGGAGGCTGACCCCGCAGATGGACGGCGCGTCGTGCTGCAGCGAGGcgggcagcggcggcagcggcagcagctgcGGCGACCTCCGGGCGCCCTCGCCCGTGCCGGACGGCCAGGCCACGCCGTCCTTCCCGCTGCCGTCGCACTACTACCCGCTGCTCACCGTGCCCCACGTGCCCTACACGGGCTACACGGCCGTCACCATCCCCGCCACCCCCCCGCAGCCGCCTCTGCCCGAGAAGCGCCGGCCCCTGGCCCTCCAGCAGGGCTCGCCCAGCCGGGCCTCGGCCCTCCGCACCTCCACCGGGGCCCTCTCCAGCTCCTCGCTCTCGGTCAGCTCCGGGCCCAGCTCCGGGTCCACCTCCAGCTCCACGTCCCAGCTGCACGTCACGTTCTCGCCGGCGGTCAGCGAGCTGACCCCACCACCCCCGGCCTCCCGGCTGCTGGCCACCGCGGCGCACGGCACAGGGGAGGACTCGGGAAGCCGCGTCAGTGCCAAGTTTGTGCAGGACAGCTCCAAGTTCTGGTACAAGCCAGGAATCTCAAGGGATCAAG CCATTGCCGTTTTGAGGGATAAAGAACCAGGCTCTTTCCTGATAAGAGACAGCAACTCCTTCCAAGGTGCCTATGGGCTAGCCCTCAAAGTAGCCACCCCTCCGGCCAACGCCAGTAACCATGGGAGCAGGGGTGATCCCCTGGAACAGCTCGTCCGACACTTCCTGATTGAGACCGGCCCCCGTGGCGTGAAGATCAAGGGGTGCCAAAACGAGTCCTACTTCG GAAGTCTATCAGCCCTGGTGTACCAGCACTCCATCACGCCCATCTCACTGCCGTGTGCTTTGCGGATACCCGAAAAAG ATCTCGTGGGAGAACTGCAGGAACTGCAGAGTGGCACCAGCACCAGTACAGCAGCAGACTTACTGAAGCAAGGAGCAG CCTGCAACGTCCTCTATCTGAGCTCGGTGGAGACGGAGTCTTTGACAGGACCGCAGGCCATCTCCAAGGCAACGAGGGTCACTCTGAGTCAGGATCCCCGGCCCACGGCGACAGTGGTCCACTTTAAAGTGTCGGCCCAGGGCATCACGCTCACTGACAACCAGCGCAG AGTTTTTTTCAGGAGACACTACCCCATCAACAGCGTGACGTTCAGCAGTGTGGACCCTCAAGATCAAAG GTGGACTAATGCTGATAATAACACCTCTACCAA GATGTTTGGCTTCGTGGCGAAGCGCACAAGCAGCTCGTCAGAGAACGTATGCCACCTGTTTGCCGAGTCGGACCCGGAGCAACCTGCTACAGCCATCGTCAACTTTATCAACAAAGTCATGCTGGGGCCGCAGCTCAGGAGATag